A genomic segment from Cyanobacteriota bacterium encodes:
- a CDS encoding peptidoglycan-binding protein, whose protein sequence is MQNTLQSPHQRFQTCSEHHLLVGRQAATWTRVGFTCLLTVNLLSAYSIASSLTGYSAAAYVDADGYTGQVAVTSSSLTMAQASSITRRTLRVGNQGEDVRELQAALKLLGYFTGAIDGIFGAQTEAAVRRFQSAAGTDSDGIVGAATWSKLFPAATMFSSSPSPPPPASNPEFPTLRRGSRGEAVERLQQRLRARGFLQSFPDGVFGPNTEAAVKAAQRRYGLEPDGIVGPATWDALSR, encoded by the coding sequence ATGCAAAACACCCTTCAGTCTCCACATCAACGATTCCAGACATGTTCTGAGCATCACCTCCTAGTTGGTCGCCAAGCAGCTACGTGGACTAGGGTAGGGTTTACTTGCCTGCTAACAGTCAACCTGCTGTCAGCTTACAGCATTGCCTCTAGCCTTACTGGATATAGCGCTGCTGCATATGTTGACGCTGATGGTTATACTGGCCAAGTTGCGGTGACCTCATCGTCACTAACCATGGCTCAAGCTAGCAGCATTACACGGCGAACTCTACGGGTGGGTAATCAAGGTGAAGATGTTCGAGAACTCCAAGCAGCGTTGAAACTGCTGGGGTACTTCACGGGTGCGATCGACGGCATCTTTGGCGCTCAAACGGAAGCAGCCGTGCGGCGATTTCAATCTGCGGCTGGCACCGACTCAGATGGCATTGTAGGCGCTGCAACATGGTCAAAGCTGTTCCCAGCGGCCACAATGTTCAGTAGCAGCCCGTCTCCTCCACCACCAGCATCTAATCCAGAGTTTCCGACATTACGGCGGGGGTCACGGGGAGAGGCTGTTGAACGCTTGCAGCAACGGCTACGGGCACGGGGGTTTTTGCAAAGTTTCCCTGATGGGGTGTTTGGCCCTAATACTGAAGCTGCTGTCAAAGCGGCACAACGTCGTTACGGCCTAGAACCTGATGGCATTGTTGGCCCAGCCACATGGGATGCCCTATCTCGGTAA
- a CDS encoding M48 family metallopeptidase, with product MPTYTGISSEAFRHPLDSQAEQALRSVPGFNLLARKFVEFVYERPQSIYLMGNSIQVGPRQYANLYHLFRECVRDLDIQPEPTLFVSQSSTVNAYALGEEHPSIVLNTALLDLLTEAELRSVIAHELGHIKCGHTTLNQMARWAIVVVSGLAGMTFGLTTLVSTGLILAFFEWLRKAELSADRAALLVMDELNPVLHSMMKMAGGSRKYAHEISIDEFIRQSERYQGLDQDALNQVYKFLLYNNFSDGVFLTHPFTVERVHYLQEWSTSDSYRQIRMGNYTHASEEGSVDVSSSETNDSTSPSQDVDELRRQIASLQEEIDRIKRSKTS from the coding sequence ATGCCTACCTATACCGGAATTTCTAGCGAAGCGTTCAGGCACCCGTTGGACAGCCAAGCAGAGCAGGCTTTACGGAGTGTCCCTGGTTTCAACTTGCTTGCCCGTAAATTTGTAGAGTTTGTTTACGAACGTCCACAATCCATCTACCTCATGGGTAACAGTATTCAAGTCGGGCCACGTCAGTATGCCAACCTCTATCACCTGTTTCGAGAATGCGTTCGAGACTTAGACATTCAACCAGAACCGACGTTGTTTGTTTCCCAGTCGTCAACTGTTAATGCCTACGCTTTGGGGGAAGAGCATCCGTCTATTGTGCTCAATACAGCCTTGCTGGATTTGTTAACTGAAGCGGAGCTGCGATCGGTGATTGCCCACGAACTTGGTCACATCAAGTGTGGGCACACTACCCTTAACCAAATGGCTCGCTGGGCGATCGTAGTTGTCTCTGGTTTAGCAGGCATGACCTTTGGGCTAACAACCCTCGTGAGTACAGGCTTAATCTTGGCGTTTTTTGAGTGGTTACGCAAAGCAGAACTCTCCGCTGATCGAGCTGCACTGTTAGTGATGGATGAACTCAACCCCGTGCTCCACAGCATGATGAAAATGGCAGGCGGCAGCCGCAAATATGCCCATGAAATTAGCATAGATGAGTTTATTCGCCAGTCAGAACGCTATCAAGGGCTAGATCAAGATGCCCTTAACCAGGTATACAAGTTCTTGCTATACAATAACTTCTCTGATGGTGTGTTCCTGACCCATCCATTCACGGTTGAACGAGTACACTACTTACAGGAGTGGTCAACGTCTGACAGCTATCGTCAAATTCGGATGGGAAACTATACTCATGCTAGTGAGGAAGGCTCAGTAGATGTGTCCTCTAGTGAAACTAATGATTCGACATCCCCATCTCAAGATGTAGATGAGTTACGCCGTCAAATTGCCTCCTTGCAAGAGGAAATTGACCGTATCAAACGATCTAAGACTTCATAG